The genomic stretch CACCGAGCCTGTAGTAGAGCTCGCCTCTGATGTGGGCCTGCTCCAGGAATTCGAGGTAGGCCGTGCGACGTGCCTCGCGAATCTGAGCGTGACGCTGAGCTTTGGCCGACGCTTCGGCTTGGATTCGTGCTGTACGGGCGTTCCCCAGGCTGGTCACCCATCCTGCGCGCCGCCTGCTGTGCGACGGTGAAAACACAGGGCGCCATCATGGCAAAGATCGCGCTGCGCAACGACAGGTAGACGACCTGTGACGAAAATGAGAATTACCACTTCAGCGTGCACTTATAGCCATACTTATCGGCCAATACTTCGCGAGCGTTACGGGGTTGCGTGTTTTTTTCGCGTGATTTTTTTCACATTGCACAGCGATCTTGAATAAAGGTAAAGAATAGTTCGCTATTGTCATTCAACTAAAGTAGAGAGGTGTTAGCCTCAATTCGTCAGCGGGCTGTGTTGCGTGAGTGGCTCCGCAGTTTGCCCGTAATGTCCCCGAGGCGGTTGGGGTGGGCCGTCGCATGTCGCTGCGGGGGCGCCGGGTTCCACGGGCCCGGGGCTGGGCTCCTTCCTGATCGTTGCGGCGAGGTCCGGCCCTCAGGCGAGGGCGGGCAGGTCGGTGAGGCGCTGCCAGGCCAGGACGAACGCCTGGGCCCAGGGCCAGGTGCGTTCGATCCGCAGGTAGCGACGCCGGGCGTGGGCGCTCAGGCGGGCGGGCAGGTGGTAGAGCCGGTAGCGCATGGTGTCCGGTTCGGCGCGCTCAAGGCCGTCTTGATCGTGTAGAGCGAGTAGGCGTACCCAGCAGTCCAGATCGTGGCCGAGGTTGGCGGCCACGATCCAGCCTTGGTTGACGGTCCAGTCCTGGCTGGGCAGGTTGCGCAGGCCCATCGCCTTGCCGGCGCGCACCCGGTCTTCGACCACCGCGTGTGCGCGGGCCAGAGCGTCCAGCCACTGCGGATGGTGGGAGCCGGCGATGCCCCACATACGGCCGATGTTGGTGGCGATGATCGAGTACTTCCAGCCGGTGCGGGTCTCGAATGCGGTGAGGTTCTTGCGATGGCGGGCCGAGGGGCGGACCCGGCGTACCAGCAGCCGCATGCCCTCCGGCCAGCCGTTGCGCTGGTTCAGGCCGGTCAGCTCCGCCACGTGATAGCCCTGCTGGAGGCCGCCGTTCTGATCAAGGGAGTCGGCCCAGGCGGTGGCGGGCAGGCGGGCGATCGCCTGCTCGTCGAGTGTGGTGATGGTCCAGCCGACCAGGTAGCGCACGGTGCGGCGGGTGGTGTTCAACCCTTCCAGATGGGTCAGCAGGTCATGGGTGGCGCCCGCGCCGTCCACTCGGACGAGGATCTTGGCCCGGCAGGAGTTCGGGATCTGAGCCAGGGCCTCGCTCAGCACGCGCAGGTGGTCGGCGACGGTGTTACTGCCCGCGTTGCCCTCACGTAGCAGCATCGCCAGCGATTCTTGGGTGTTGGCGCACCAGCAGGCCAGCGGGTGAAAGCCATAGGTCTTCTTGAACGTGACGGCCGCCCCGTGCTTGTCGGAGACCGAGGTGATGATGGTGGCGTCGATGTCTATGACGATCCAGCCCAGCAGCCGTTTGCCGGCCACCTTCAGCCAGGGAAAGCCGCCGGGGCGCAGGTGCAGCAGCTGCCAGACCTGGCCTCGTACCCTTGCCCGGGCCTTGGCGATGCGGGCCAGCATCGGCTCGTCCAGGCTGGCCAGCGCACGGCGGGTGGTGGAGTCCGACGGCGCCACTCCGAACAGCGCCGCCTGGTGGGCTTGCAGTCGCTCGGCCTCTAGCAGGCTCCGCGCGCCGCACACGATCGCTGCGGCCAGGCTGACCAGCACGTGCGCGCGATCGCGCCAGGTTGCACTCTGTCCGTCGGGCCACAGGCCGCCGAGTGCCTCGGTCAGCCCCACCCGGTCAGCGATCTTGTGCAACAGCACCGCGCCCGCGTGACCGACCAGTCCCTTTCCATCGGCGGCAACAGACAACCGCCGGTCCCACCCGGTACGCTCACTCACCAGAAAGGTGCACCTGCTTCTGCAGTGGATATGGCTTCGACACCCGAATCCTTGCAGTTCAGGGGCACCTTTTCTCATGTTCTAGAGGACAGCTACCGCCTCGGTTGAATACCTGGGGTTAGTGGACAAGTTAGTTGACGCGGCGAGACGGGATTGGCCGCCTCGCCGACACCTCGCGATGGCGACGGTGCTCACGGTGGCAGCATCGCTGCTGGTAGCAGGTGTTTCAGGTGCGGCGAAGGCCGACCCGGAGCCAGCCCCAACTCTGCCTTCTCCTTCCGTAACCACCTTTCCGCGGCCCGAAGATCCTGACGCCCCGCTACGTGCGGCCATCGAGGAAGCGAAGAAGCAGGACAAAGCGGTGCCCGTCGAGGCGGCGTTCACCGAGACGTCGCGGGTTTGGGCTTATCCCGACGGGCATCTGACCACGCACTCTTATGGCGGTCCGGCTCAGTCGAAGCAGGCCGACGGCTCCTGGGCATGGCTGGACCCTACGCTCGTCGAGCAGGACGGAGTGCTCAGGCCCAAGCTGGCCAAGGCGAATGTGGAATTCTCACTCGGCGGTGACAAGCCGTTCGTCTCCATGGAGCACGCCAAAGGGCAGCGGTTCGCCCTGTCGTGGCCCACCCATTTGCCGCGTCCGGAAGTCAACGGCAATGTCGCCCGATACGTCGACGCAGCGGGCAAGGGCGCGGATCTGGTGGTGACCGCGTTGCCCACCGGGTTCCGGCACGACGTCGTGCTGCGTGAGCGGCCCACCGGTCCTCTAGAGTTCCGGATGCCGGTGCAGGCAGAGGGGCTCACGCTCAAGGTGACCAAGTCGGGTGGCCTTACGCTCACTGCTGGCAAGCGAACGCTGGCCTCCGCCCCGCCTCCTGTGATGTGGGACGCGGCTGCCAGCAAGCCGACCGCCGAGCACTTGGGACGTCAGACGAAGATCAAAACGTCGGTCGAGACCAGCAAGGGCTCGCCCCTGCTGGTGCTGAAGCCGGATGCGGCCTGGCTGGCTGACCCGGCCACGCGATACCCGGTGACTGTGGATCCCACCACCACGCTCGGGATCACTCAAGAGGTCGGGATCCGATCGCCCAACGCCCAGATCAGCCCCGGATACGTCGGACGACGCAACTACCAGACCTGCAATCCCTATCCGACCTGCACTAGAAAGGAGGACAACAGCCGGGCGTTGATGGCCTTTGACACCGCGACCATCACCGGCCGCCAGGTCGTTAAGGCCACCATGCAGCTGATGTTGCGTACCGATGTCACATCCTGCAGCGAGTTCCAGGGCATCAGCGCCCACCGGATCACTCAGTCCTGGGTGGCCGACGACACCTCCTGGAGCAACCAGCCCACCACCACCGCCGAGGGACGCTCCTCCATCGACCCCTGCTCCCTGCCCGGCACCGCAGGCTCCGTGTGGAGCTGGGACCTCACCCCGATGGCCCAGGCATGGGCCTCGGGGACGCAGAATCACGGCTTGATGCTCCGGCTGTCCCAGGAGAGTCCAGTGCCCCAGGATCTGTGGGAGGATTTCTCCTTCTGGGCGCAGCTGTGGGGCCAGAACGTGCCTAAGTTGAGCGTGGACTGGGTGCTGCCGCCGGAGATCCCCACCGTAACCGCCGAGTCGATCGACTCGATGGTGGGCAATGACGCCATCGCGCGAAGCACCAACGTGAAGGTGAGCTACAAGTCCAGCGTGCCCGAGGCGACGCCGCTGAACTACACGGTGACCGTCAACGACTCCACCATGGCGCCTCCGGCCACCCAGCTACCCGTGGGTGAGCAGGCGTACTGGAAGCTGGATGAGACCTCCGGCGCCACCGCCGCCGACTCCTCCGGCAAGAACTTCCCGGCCACCCTGACCGGGTCCTACACCCGGATTCCGGGGCAGCTCGGTCAGGCGGTGAAGTTCACCGACGGTGCGTACGCCGCCACCACCGGTCCGGTCATCAACACCAACCAGAGCTTTACCGCGACCGCCTGGGTGCGCCTGGACAACAGCACCACCGAGCAGGCAGTGCTGTCCCAGATGGGCGTCCACCTGCCCGGCTTCACGCTGTCCTACCGCACCTCCTCAGCGCCCGAGTACGACCAGCGCTGGCTGCTGTCCATGATCAAAGAGGACCGGGCAGACCGCATCTACGAAACCGTCGTGCAGTCCAAGGACCTGGCGAAGATCAACGAGTGGACGCATGTGGCCGCCCAGTACGACCACGCCGCCGGCAAGATCCGGCTGTATGTGGACGGCATTCTGGCCGGCGAACGCGACCACACCGCCACCTGGAACGCCCGGGGTGTCTTCGAGATCGGCCAGGGGCGCGCCCTGGCCGGGGATCTGGACGGTGCGGTGGACGATGTGCACGTCTACCAGCGGGTCCTTACCGCCCAGGACATCCGCGCCCTCGTCGGTGTGCCCGGCACCACCACGCACAACAACATCCCCTCCGGCCAGGTGCTGGATAAGGTGTTCACGCTGGACAACCCGGCCAGCTTCAAATTCGTCGTCAAAGCCTGCCGCACCGGCGTAATCCCGCCGTCCTGCAACGAAAGCCCGGCCTACCGGATCACTTCCGATGCGCCGATGCTCCCGACGGACACCGAGACCGGCATGGCTGAACCTTCTCAGCCGATTCTGTCCGGCATGGTCAACCGCCCCTCCGGCGGCCCGGTGACCACGAAGTACTACCTGTACGACAGCAACGGCACGCCCGTCGGCGCCGCACCGCTCGGCACGCGCAGCGTCAACGGCGGTGAGCGCGCTTCCTTCCAGATCCCCGCCAACACCGTCCAGCCCGGCACCACGTACAAGTGGCAGATGGTGGCCTGCGCCGTCGGGCAGGCCGGCGAGACCACGCCTCCGGACCCGACACCAACTCCCACACCAACCCCCACACCCACGCCGCTACCGGAGGGACTTGTCGCGGCCTACGGCATGGAAGAGGGCAGCGGGACCAGCATCGGCGACGCCTCCGGCAAGGCCGGCACCGGCACGACGGCCGACACCACCTGGGTCACGGGCAAGCACGGCAAGGCACTGTCCTTCAACGGCAGCACGAGCACGGTTACGATCCCCCACAGCAGCGTGCTCCGGCTCACCACAGGCATGACCCTCTCCGCTTGGGTCAACCCCACCACCGTGAGCAGCTGGCGAACCGTGGCGATGAAGGGCCATACCGCCGGATCCGCGTACGGTCTGTACGCCTCCAACGGAACGGTGCCATCGGCCTGGCTGCTCAAGCCCGACGCCACCGGTCACCAGACGGTCAACGGCACCACTGCCCTGCCGGTGACCGTCTGGAGTCACCTCGCCGTCACCTATGACGGCAGCATCGCCAAGCTGTACGTCAACGGCACTCAGACCGGACAACTCACAATGACCGGCAGCCTGGTCGACGACGGCGGCGCGCTCCGGATCGGCAGCAACGCCAAGTGGGGCGAGTACTTCAACGGCGCGATCGATGAAGTACGCGTCTACAACCGCGCCCAAAGCGCCGCCGAAATCACCACCGACATGAACACCCCACTCGGCGGAACGACAGCCGCGGCTACCGCGCAGCGAGGGCCGGTCAGTGGCGCTACCTCAGACGAATTTGTCGAGGAAGTTTGCACTTCCAAGACCGCTGCGGTTTCCTTCACGACCCCTGGCACACCTCCGCCGCCGCCCACTGGGGATGTCCGGCACCTGACACTGGGCAAAGACAGCTTCGTCATCAAGACGGCCAAGACCGACCCCACCGCCTGCGGCGGGTCACCATGTACAGTAACCGATGACTCGATGATACGGATCGGCGGTAGCGGTGCCGACAAGACCGCCGCGATGATCGGATTCAGGCTGGACGAACTTCCAGACGACGCTTTACCGGTCGAGGCACTGCTGGATCTCGGCACACCAACGTGTTCCGGCGGTTCGTGTCCTCAGGACACGCCGATAACGATCACGCGTCTGGACTCGTCGGTCACCACTGAGACCACGATCGGCACTGTCGTCGAGACCACGAACGATGCCTCAAAGTATTCCGTGACCATCGCTCAGCCCAAGGTTGACATCGTCGGAGATCAGTACTCATGGCTGTTGGTGAAGACCGACAATCCGACAACGGTCACATTTGCGGAGCCGACCGCTTCGACGCCGCCTAGCCTGAAGATTGGCTACACGCCCGCTGGTCCGCCGAGTAAGGTCCAAGATCTCTCCGGTCAGCCCGGTGATGGGGGAGTCATCGTCTCTTGGGCCATCCCGTCCAGCACCGGTTCTCTCGCGCTGCTGGAGGGCTACGAGGTAGAGGCGGTCTCGTCGACGGGCGAGAGCGTGCGCTCCGTCCAGACAACGATGCCCTCGGCTACTATCACCGGCTTGACGAATGGTGAGACTTACACGATCAAAGTCGCTGCGAAGACGCGTTTCGGCAGAGGAGAGTGGGAAAGCATCTCGCTGACTCCACGGGCTCTGCCGGCTCCCCCCGCAGAATGCGAATCAGCGGTCAGCCAGGGGTCTCTCAAAGTGACGGTGCAGGAATACTATTTGCGACAGAGCGGCGTCGTGGAAGGCACCTATCCGGATGTCTGGTCAAGCAGCGTGAGCACGGCGAACACACAAAACCAATCGGACGGCTTGGATCCGCGGAGCCCGGTCACCGCGAAGTTGTCGCTTACCAACCCCATTCTGGTTGAAGAGAAGGAAGGTCTGGAGAAGAGCAACACAGAGCGGACCGGCACGTCCGTTTCTCTCAGTAATACGCTTGCGTATACGTCGCCGGACGGAAGTCCCACACTTCGGGCTACCTTCAGTCGAAGTTGGACCGACGTCACGACGGATAAAGACGGCAATCAACTGTCGAAGCCGAGTGAGTTGACCGACACCTTGGACTATTCCTTCACGGACTGCGGCCACATTAGGCATATATCCGTGGTCGTCGACGTCGACGTTAGTGACATGGACATGATCCTCGAAGGCCCGGGGCCGGACGGGTGCGGAAGCACCCCCGCACTCGCACAAGGCGTGGCCGCGGCAGCGTCGGCGCAGAGTTTGTGCGGTAAGGGCAAGAACGGCGACACCGTTTTCGGCTACAGGGTCAACTGCGACTTCGGGCAGGACATCTGCCGTATCGACACTTACGGCAAGCAGAACGTTATGTCTGGTATGAGCTTCGAATCGGGCGGAGTCCTGCGCTGGTCGGGGGTGCACAATTACACGCTGGGTGGCCCGACAAGCGTGCGGGTCGAAGAACTTCAGGGCTGGAGTCATGTCAAGATGACGTCGGCCTTCAAAGCCGCGAACAAGAATCTAGTGAAGAACATCAAGGTTAAACTCGCCAGCACCGCAAAATTCTCAATGACGGTGGGAAGCATTAGCCTCGACACGGGAGTGGGTGGAGCCGGATTCAGTAAGACAAACGACTCGGCTTCTTACTCAGTAGACGGCGAAGCAGGAAACCTGTGGGTGCAAATACCGGTTCCCGGCAAGATCAGGCCGTTCACAGTGGACTGTGAGGGAATACTCGGTCTATGCTGGTTCGACAGCATCCGACACATAATGAATGTCACTGTACAATTCCCGATGAAGGGAGGGCCGCTGGCCTCCGACCCGATGAACCTGCAGAGTTGCTGGGTGAGGGCATCGACGAAGTACTTCTAAGCATGTAGGAGCCCGCCGGTGGCCTCGCAGGCCACCGGCGGCTTCGCGATTGGGAAAGGTATATCCAGTGAAGCTCACTGATCGCACAACACGGCGTGTCCGTGCTCTCATGCTGTTGCAATCCGCCATTGCACTGGTCGGTCTCGCGGTCAAGATCGGCCTGATTGTCAGTGGATATACAGTCGATCGGGAGATGAGCGTACTGCCGCCCCTGTCGATCTTCGTTTTAGCGAGCGGCTTTCTGCCGGCCATCCTGAGCTTCGTCGTCACACGGCGGATCCGATGGGGGGCGGGTGTTGTCATTGGCGTTGAGGTGATTGTATCGGCCTATTCGCTCCTTGTGAGCTTGAATAGACTAAATGTCTTCTTGATGGTGAATTTAGTCATAGCCGTATTAGTGGTGATTCTGTTAGTGCGCCGCTCTGGTGGCGATGTGACGCGGATACCTGCTGGTTAAATGGGAAAGTGAGCGAGAACTTTAAGGGAGGCCAGCTTTGCTGAAGGTTCAGAACGACAACCGTATTCTCACCGTAGTCCTTTCTACGTCGCGGTTGTCGTCATCTGAGCAGACCTCGGTGGCATCGAGAACATGACCTCCCTCCCCCGGCGTCCGGTGCCGAGAGCGCTTGCAGGTTGCCGGCGTGCTGGTGGGCCTTGCCTGAGTACCAGGCGTCGATGGGTTCGCCCTTGACGCTGACGGTCTGCTCGGCGCAGCGGTCGATGGAGATCAGGGTGCCATCGAGAATCACGTACGCCAGCCCCTCAGCGTGTGCGCGCTCGATGGCTTGGGACAGATCCGGCGCTTGAGCTGCGAGAACCTCGATTCCCTCGTGGATGTAGCGGTAGGCGGTGGCCCGGGAGACGCGGTGATCACGGCCGAGCTTGGGAACGTCATGCTCACCGCGGAACCAGCGCACCACCATGACCGCCTGCCGGAACGGGCTCAAGACCCGGCTGCCTTTCGGGGTGCCACGCAGGCGGCGTTCTTCGTGCAGGAGGCGGGCGACGTACTGAACGAGTGCGCGGGAGACGTCGAGCGTGGCACGATGAGCAATCACGTGGAGCCTTCCGGCCGGTTGAGCGTCTTGTGGTGAGAGCTCTTTTACCGGGGGCTCCATGCCTGTTTCCGGCCTTCGGCGACTCCTCCCGAAAGGCCCGGAACGTCGGCAACGACGTCCAAGAAATCCCAATCGTCCGAACAATTTCGCTGAGATCACCTCAATGGCTTGGTGGTTGGAGGTGTCGTCATTGCCGGCGTGCACACGGGCGTCGTCGGGGTAGTGGTCCAGCTGGCGGCGTACGAGCCGCCCCTGTCCAGCCAAGAGTGGGAGGAGGCCGAGGAGGTCACTGTGACCTCGACGACGGGCAGTCTCCTCGTGCGCGGCATGATGGCCGGCTCGTCGTCGGATCTGCCTAACCTGGCTCATCGCGGGGTGGGTCGCTACTCTTTGCGGGTCTAGGCCAGAGGCCGAAGCCATGGCCGAGACGCGACCGAAGAGCCTCTGGAGCGATTCCTGTTCACGGTGTGGCCGCTGTATGAGTCACCGGCTGCAGCAGAGGAGATGGCCCGAAAGCCAGGACAGGCCGCCTTAGCCGCCGGCCCAGAAGGCGAGATCGGCTACCGCGCGCAGGGGCGCGACCAATGGCCAGTTCCCCCTCCGGACGTGCTGGTCGGCCGGATCAGAGTGCGTGAAGGACGCGTCGTGATCTGCAATCTCAACCGGCAGCCGACCGGCTTGCCCGAAACTGAGGGAGGGCGGATGGATGGCCACGGCACCCGACGTGATCGTGATCATCTCCGCTGTCGCAGATGGCATCGCCGACATGCGGGTGAACTTCAGCTTCGAGGCGCCTCGGATGCCCGCTAAGAGCCGGCAGGCGTCCCAGGATGCCAATTCGTCACTACCACCGGCATTATGCAGCTGCCTGACTTCATCGCCATCGACGACGACCCGACCCCCTATCTCAACCTCGCCTACCAGGGCGCGGGCCGCTACGGCGTTCGGGTGCACGGCCGCTCCCACCGCCTGTCGCCGACGATGGTCGCCAGGGAGCGCGGCGAAAGCTACATGCTGGCCGTCTGGCCCATCGACACGGCCGGGACCGGTGGCGGCAACTGACATGGCTGCGCGGTGGGGCGACGTGATCCCTGCACTGCCTCCGCCGCGCACTCCCGGGCGGGGTGCGGCCTGCGGCTCTGCCGAATCGAAGCTCTCGCCGCTGGTCCAGCAGATACCCGCGAGTAGGAAATGCGTCCAAGATCATCCCGTATGTATCCCGTGATCAAGGTCCTACGGCTGCATACGGGTGCCCTCGGGGCATGGCAAGCAAAAGACCTGCGGCAGAGAAACCGCAGGTCAGAGGGCAAATAGCCTGGTGGAGATGAGTGCCCCCGGCAGGATTCGAACCTGCGGCACCCGCTTCAGTACAGCGGGTTCGCCCGGAAGGCTTCGAGCAGGTGAGCCCGCACCCTGGCCACGGCGGGCCTGGCCTGGGCACCTGAGCGGACGGCCAGGTATCCGGTGTTGATCGGCGGCTCCTCCGGGTCGGCCAGAGTGACCAGGGTGCCCGCGTCCAGGTCGCGGCGGCACAGGTACGCGGGCAGGACCGAGACCCCCATGCCGGCCCGGACCGCGCTGAGCACGCCGCGCAGGTCCGGGATGACGACCTGGGCCGCCATCGCCGGCCGCCTGCCGTACACGGTCCGCCAGTAGCGGCGCACGATGGGCAGGTCCTCCGCATAGGCCACCAGCGGGACGCCGGCCTTGGCGTCCCTCCACGTGGCGGCCAGCGGCGGCGCGGCGACCAGGAGGAACTCCTCGTCGTACACCGGGTCGGCCTGCACGCCGCGCACCCGGGGCCGGATCGTGGACAGCACCAGGTCCAGCCGCCCGGCCGCCAGGTCCGCCAGCAGGTCGTCGGTCAGGCCGAGCGTCGTACGCAGCCGCAGCCCGTCCTCGACCAGCGGCGCGAGCATCGGCATCACCACCTCGCACAGGAACTCGGCCGGCCCGCCCAGATGCACGGCCTCGTCCGAGGGCAGCTCCGACTCCACCACCTCGTCCAGTGCGTCGAGTGCGGCCGCCACCCGGCGGGCCAGCTCGTCGGCGGCCGGCGTGGGGGCGACGCCGCGCGGCAACCGGTCGAACAGCGGCCGGTCCAGCGCCGACTCCAGGGTCTTGACCTGCGCGGTCACCGCCGGTTGCGACAGGCCGAGCGTTTGCGCCGCGGCCGTGAGGGAGCCGGTCCTGTGCACCGCGAGGAAGGTCCGGAGCAGGTCCAGCGAGACAGGCGACATATCACTATTCTGATGGCTCGGGGGATGTTTGGTTATTTGTCGCTGATGGCAGGCGCAGGCCATGCTGTCAGGCATGAGCAAGCGCATTCTCATCGCACTGACCAGCCACGACGACCTCGGCGGGGTGGAGAAGACCGGATACTACGTGCCCGAGGCGGCCCACCCTTGGGAGATCTTCCGCCAGGCCGGGTACGAGGTGGACGTCGCCAGCGTGCGCGGTGGCGAGCCGCCCCAGGACGGCTTCGACCCGGACGACCCCGCCCAGGTGGCCTTCCTCGCCTCGCCGGAGTCCCGCGACACCGCGCGCCTGGCCGACGTCGACGCCTCCCGCTACGACGCCGTGCTCTACGCCGGCGGCCACGGCACCATGTGGGACTTCCCCGGCGATCCCGGCGTCCTCCGCGTCGGCAGGGAGGTGTACGAGCGGGGCGGCGTGGTGGCCGCCGTCTGCCACGGTCCTGCCGCGCTGGTGAACCTCACGCTGTCCGACGGGTCGTACCTGGTGGCGGGCAAGCGGGTGGCGGCCTTCACCAACGAGGAGGAGGAGCTGCGCGGCGTGGCGCAGGTGGTGCCGTTCCTGCTGGCGGACGAGCTGGTGGACCGGGGCGCCAAGCACGAGCCTGGCCCGAACTGGCAGGCCCAGGTCGTCGTGGACGACCGGCTCGTCACCGGCCAGAACCCCGCCAGCGCCGCCCCTCTCGCCGAGAGGGTCCTCGAGCTCCTCGCCGAACGGTGGGCGTGAGCTGAACAAACACCGCCGGATGGCGGTTGTGAGCACCGGGTGAGGGCTCGGACCATCGAGGAGTGACGCCCCGCGACCCGTGGAAGGTTAACCGCATGGCACACCACCCCAACCTCGACCCGGAAATCCGCATCGCGCTCGAGCAGACGCCGCTGCCGGTGTTCGACCTGCCCAGCGTGGCCCCCGAGGAGCTCGACGGGCTCCGAGCGCAGATCAACGCGTTCCTGGCGGCCGCGCCGCCCGCGGACACCGACGTGGTGATCGAGGACCGGCACGTGCCGGGACCCGACGGCGCGCCGGACGTCCGGGTACGGATCTACCGCCCGGCCGGCGAGGGCCGAGCCCCGACCAACCGGCCGGGGCTCTACTGGATCCACGGCGGTGGGATGGTCATCGGGGTGCCGGAGATCGACGACGCGATGATGATCGGCTACGCCGAGCAGCTCGGCGCCGTCGTGGTCTCCGTCGACTACCGCCTGGCGCCGGAGAACCCGTATCCCGCCCCGGTCGAGGACTGCTACGCGGGCCTGGTGTGGACCGCCAAGGCGGCCGGCGAGCTGGGC from Nonomuraea polychroma encodes the following:
- a CDS encoding IS1380 family transposase codes for the protein MSERTGWDRRLSVAADGKGLVGHAGAVLLHKIADRVGLTEALGGLWPDGQSATWRDRAHVLVSLAAAIVCGARSLLEAERLQAHQAALFGVAPSDSTTRRALASLDEPMLARIAKARARVRGQVWQLLHLRPGGFPWLKVAGKRLLGWIVIDIDATIITSVSDKHGAAVTFKKTYGFHPLACWCANTQESLAMLLREGNAGSNTVADHLRVLSEALAQIPNSCRAKILVRVDGAGATHDLLTHLEGLNTTRRTVRYLVGWTITTLDEQAIARLPATAWADSLDQNGGLQQGYHVAELTGLNQRNGWPEGMRLLVRRVRPSARHRKNLTAFETRTGWKYSIIATNIGRMWGIAGSHHPQWLDALARAHAVVEDRVRAGKAMGLRNLPSQDWTVNQGWIVAANLGHDLDCWVRLLALHDQDGLERAEPDTMRYRLYHLPARLSAHARRRYLRIERTWPWAQAFVLAWQRLTDLPALA
- a CDS encoding LamG-like jellyroll fold domain-containing protein, encoding MATVLTVAASLLVAGVSGAAKADPEPAPTLPSPSVTTFPRPEDPDAPLRAAIEEAKKQDKAVPVEAAFTETSRVWAYPDGHLTTHSYGGPAQSKQADGSWAWLDPTLVEQDGVLRPKLAKANVEFSLGGDKPFVSMEHAKGQRFALSWPTHLPRPEVNGNVARYVDAAGKGADLVVTALPTGFRHDVVLRERPTGPLEFRMPVQAEGLTLKVTKSGGLTLTAGKRTLASAPPPVMWDAAASKPTAEHLGRQTKIKTSVETSKGSPLLVLKPDAAWLADPATRYPVTVDPTTTLGITQEVGIRSPNAQISPGYVGRRNYQTCNPYPTCTRKEDNSRALMAFDTATITGRQVVKATMQLMLRTDVTSCSEFQGISAHRITQSWVADDTSWSNQPTTTAEGRSSIDPCSLPGTAGSVWSWDLTPMAQAWASGTQNHGLMLRLSQESPVPQDLWEDFSFWAQLWGQNVPKLSVDWVLPPEIPTVTAESIDSMVGNDAIARSTNVKVSYKSSVPEATPLNYTVTVNDSTMAPPATQLPVGEQAYWKLDETSGATAADSSGKNFPATLTGSYTRIPGQLGQAVKFTDGAYAATTGPVINTNQSFTATAWVRLDNSTTEQAVLSQMGVHLPGFTLSYRTSSAPEYDQRWLLSMIKEDRADRIYETVVQSKDLAKINEWTHVAAQYDHAAGKIRLYVDGILAGERDHTATWNARGVFEIGQGRALAGDLDGAVDDVHVYQRVLTAQDIRALVGVPGTTTHNNIPSGQVLDKVFTLDNPASFKFVVKACRTGVIPPSCNESPAYRITSDAPMLPTDTETGMAEPSQPILSGMVNRPSGGPVTTKYYLYDSNGTPVGAAPLGTRSVNGGERASFQIPANTVQPGTTYKWQMVACAVGQAGETTPPDPTPTPTPTPTPTPLPEGLVAAYGMEEGSGTSIGDASGKAGTGTTADTTWVTGKHGKALSFNGSTSTVTIPHSSVLRLTTGMTLSAWVNPTTVSSWRTVAMKGHTAGSAYGLYASNGTVPSAWLLKPDATGHQTVNGTTALPVTVWSHLAVTYDGSIAKLYVNGTQTGQLTMTGSLVDDGGALRIGSNAKWGEYFNGAIDEVRVYNRAQSAAEITTDMNTPLGGTTAAATAQRGPVSGATSDEFVEEVCTSKTAAVSFTTPGTPPPPPTGDVRHLTLGKDSFVIKTAKTDPTACGGSPCTVTDDSMIRIGGSGADKTAAMIGFRLDELPDDALPVEALLDLGTPTCSGGSCPQDTPITITRLDSSVTTETTIGTVVETTNDASKYSVTIAQPKVDIVGDQYSWLLVKTDNPTTVTFAEPTASTPPSLKIGYTPAGPPSKVQDLSGQPGDGGVIVSWAIPSSTGSLALLEGYEVEAVSSTGESVRSVQTTMPSATITGLTNGETYTIKVAAKTRFGRGEWESISLTPRALPAPPAECESAVSQGSLKVTVQEYYLRQSGVVEGTYPDVWSSSVSTANTQNQSDGLDPRSPVTAKLSLTNPILVEEKEGLEKSNTERTGTSVSLSNTLAYTSPDGSPTLRATFSRSWTDVTTDKDGNQLSKPSELTDTLDYSFTDCGHIRHISVVVDVDVSDMDMILEGPGPDGCGSTPALAQGVAAAASAQSLCGKGKNGDTVFGYRVNCDFGQDICRIDTYGKQNVMSGMSFESGGVLRWSGVHNYTLGGPTSVRVEELQGWSHVKMTSAFKAANKNLVKNIKVKLASTAKFSMTVGSISLDTGVGGAGFSKTNDSASYSVDGEAGNLWVQIPVPGKIRPFTVDCEGILGLCWFDSIRHIMNVTVQFPMKGGPLASDPMNLQSCWVRASTKYF
- a CDS encoding transposase family protein — its product is MIAHRATLDVSRALVQYVARLLHEERRLRGTPKGSRVLSPFRQAVMVVRWFRGEHDVPKLGRDHRVSRATAYRYIHEGIEVLAAQAPDLSQAIERAHAEGLAYVILDGTLISIDRCAEQTVSVKGEPIDAWYSGKAHQHAGNLQALSAPDAGGGRSCSRCHRGLLR
- a CDS encoding type 1 glutamine amidotransferase domain-containing protein; protein product: MSKRILIALTSHDDLGGVEKTGYYVPEAAHPWEIFRQAGYEVDVASVRGGEPPQDGFDPDDPAQVAFLASPESRDTARLADVDASRYDAVLYAGGHGTMWDFPGDPGVLRVGREVYERGGVVAAVCHGPAALVNLTLSDGSYLVAGKRVAAFTNEEEELRGVAQVVPFLLADELVDRGAKHEPGPNWQAQVVVDDRLVTGQNPASAAPLAERVLELLAERWA